The Neurospora crassa OR74A linkage group IV, whole genome shotgun sequence genome has a segment encoding these proteins:
- a CDS encoding MFS multidrug transporter: protein MAEPDLKDQVADSRRSTSTAAATDTLTQDSARTSMQANHQENQHQFDAGQGASHDYSEKQQEQAGQASQPVTELTPAVPISAEPVSLLTGEPPSEAPVVEQPPKYSIHPAWAKRLIIFGASISAFFSPLTAQIYLPALPTVADDFHVTASKATLTVTTYMIFQGITPMFLGGLADSAGRRPAYVICFVIYIGANIGLALCKNFTSLLILRMLQSAGSSTTIALCQATLADITTSAERGQYVGITALPQVLAPSLGPVVGGLLTNYLGWRWIFWLLTIMAGVNLLGLLMFFPETCRKIVGDGSGRKDSHWIYWTGWQLLRDNLARRERRRERKRREAELSKEDPSNHNNGLHLTVSTASAPRQKIKLSLTTPNILQSLTLLFRSKQLAILLSYSAIVFSGFYAIGTAMPNQLSTLYGLNDIEIGLMYLPMAGGSIVTAFVIGRVITWNFHRHARRLGMVIDRSRQTDLSAFPIERARLEVGLPLLALTSAVVISWGWAMQSKTSLAAPCVLLFLLGVGMIGFNNTVSTLVADIYPGKAGAATAANNLTRCLLGAASSAVILPMVEGIGSGWAYTIFGGLYVFFAPLLLVLMSRGMRWRAEEKWKEEAKEEKRKQEQKA, encoded by the coding sequence ATGGCGGAGCCAGATTTGAAAGACCAGGTCGCGGACTCGCGGAGGTCCACGTCGACGGCCGCTGCCACGGATACGCTCACTCAAGACTCAGCGCGTACTTCAATGCAGGCGAATCACCAGGAGAATCAACATCAGTTTGACGCTGGACAAGGAGCGAGCCATGATTATAGTGAGAAGCAGCAAGAGCAAGCCGGACAAGCTTCACAACCAGTCACCGAACTCACGCCAGCTGTACCGATTTCCGCCGAACCCGTGTCCCTCCTGACCGGCGAACCCCCGAGCGAAGCACCTGTCGTCGAGCAGCCTCCCAAGTACTCGATTCACCCAGCATGGGCCAAGcgcctcatcatcttcggcgcctccatctccgccttcttctcgcccCTCACCGCTCAGATCTACCTCCCAGCTCTGCCTACCGTAGCTGACGACTTCCATGTTACCGCGTCCAAGGCGACCCTGACGGTGACAACCTACATGATCTTCCAAGGCATCACGCCCATGTTTCTTGGTGGATTGGCAGATTCAGCGGGCCGTCGACCTGCCTACGTCATCTGCTTTGTCATATACATCGGGGCCAATATCGGTCTGGCGCTGTGCAAGAACTTTACGAGTCTCTTGATTCTCCGCATGCTGCAGAGTGCAGGGTCGAGCACCACCATTGCTCTTTGCCAAGCCACGCTGGCAGATATCACCACCAGTGCGGAACGAGGACAATACGTCGGTATCACGGCGCTTCCTCAAGTCTTGGCTCCGAGTCTCGGTCCAGTGGTAGGCGGTCTGTTGACCAACTATCTCGGCTGGCGCTGGATCTTCTGGCTGCTAACCATCATGGCTGGCGTTAACCTTTTGGGCTTGCTCATGTTCTTCCCCGAGACTTGCCGCAAGATCGTAGGCGATGGCAGTGGTCGCAAGGATTCGCACTGGATATACTGGACTGGCTGGCAGCTACTCCGCGACAACCTTGCCCGTCGCGAACGCCGCAGGGAGCGGAAGCGTCGCGAGGCTGAACTTTCCAAGGAAGACCCGTCCAACCACAACAATGGCCTCCACCTAACCGTCTCAACTGCTTCTGCCCCCCGTCAGAAGATCAAGCTCAGCCTTACCACACCTAATATCCTCCAGTCTCTCACACTTCTCTTCCGTTCCAAACAgctcgccatcctcctctcctaCTCAGCCATCGTCTTCTCCGGCTTCTACGCCATCGGAACCGCCATGCCTAACCAGCTCTCGACCCTTTACGGGCTTAACGACATCGAAATCGGCCTCATGTACCTACCCATGGCCGGTGGTTCCATTGTCACAGCCTTTGTTATTGGCAGGGTTATCACATGGAACTTTCACCGCCATGCCAGGCGCCTGGGTATGGTAATCGACAGAAGCCGGCAGACGGATCTGAGTGCCTTCCCCATTGAGCGAGCGAGACTGGAGGTGGGACTGCCGCTGTTGGCGCTGACCAGTGCTGTGGTGATCTCATGGGGCTGGGCCATGCAGAGCAAGACCAGTCTGGCGGCGCCGTGTGTTTTGCTGTTCCTTCTGGGAGTGGGCATGATTGGATTCAACAACACGGTCAGCACCCTGGTTGCGGATATCTACCCGGGCAAGGCCGGAGCGGCGACGGCAGCAAATAACTTGACGAGATGTTTGCTTGGAGCGGCAAGCAGTGCGGTGATCCTGCCGATGGTCGAAGGAATAGGAAGTGGATGGGCGTATACCATCTTTGGAGGATTGTATGTGTTCTTTGCgccgttgttgctggtgcttATGAGCAGGGGAATGAGGtggagggcggaggagaagtggaaggaggaggccaaggaggagaagagaaagcaAGAACAGAAAGCGTGA
- a CDS encoding carboxypeptidase s, whose translation MEKGISLPVAYTPPPAQASTTRCKSLKTVAKALALGLPLYALYAWHTNQAIIPSLSRANVNFASQCEQPPPLKPSQDEKLDEAYDFLSTETFLNASVARLSGAVRVKSESFDDLGAVGEDPRWDVFYDFASYLKKTFPLIHSKLQVDKVNTHGLLYTWEGSNKDLKPTLLMAHQDTVPVPPETIPAWTYPPWSGEYDGKYIWGRGAGDCKNQLIAIMETVELLLEAGWEPKRTILLSFGFDEECSGRQGAAHLSKFIEERYGKDSLAVIVDEGAGFEKTWGTLFAKPGTAEKGYTDVYITVRMPGGHSSIPSDHTSIGVLSELITRIEAEQYRTHLEEENPYFTQLQCGAAHSPHFSHKLKKLLAHRKRHSSSFSSSSAVETCKTKDYLALEAAREGGPAIKYLMQTSQAVDVISGGIKTNALPERVRATINHRINIGETPQVVYDRLTKLAAHVAKRHGLALHAFDSNDDEDEQPEPPNSLILTKSSHELLVAPITPSFPSSRGPFAVLAGTTRALYGEEVIVTPGIMTGNTDTRYYWDVTRHIFRWGPGYDPADDDAGFGNIHTVNERVSVRAHVNGVKWFWMFLRNMDEVEVE comes from the coding sequence ATGGAGAAGGGAATCTCTCTCCCGGTGGCCTACACGCCCCCGCCGGCCCAGGCATCCACCACCCGATGCAAGTCCCTCAAGACCGTCGCCAAAGCCCTCGCCCTCGGTCTTCCGCTCTACGCCCTCTACGCCTGGCACACCAACCAAGCAATCATTCCATCTCTCTCCCGCGCAAATGTCAACTTTGCCTCCCAATGCGAGCAACCTCCTCCGCTCAAGCCCAGCCAAGATGAGAAGCTCGACGAGGCCTACGACTTTCTCTCCACCGAGACATTCCTCAACGCCTCGGTGGCCCGCCTGTCGGGCGCCGTGCGCGTCAAATCCGAGTCCTTCGACGACCTCGGCGCCGTCGGCGAGGACCCCCGCTGGGACGTCTTCTACGACTTTGCCTCGTACCTCAAAAAGACCTTTCCCTTGATCCACTCCAAGCTGCAAGTCGACAAGGTCAACACCCACGGCCTGCTCTACACCTGGGAAGGGTCCAACAAGGACCTCAAGCCGACCTTGCTCATGGCCCACCAGGACACCGTCCCCGTCCCGCCCGAGACGATCCCCGCCTGGACCTACCCGCCTTGGTCCGGCGAGTACGACGGCAAGTACATCTGGGGTCGCGGCGCCGGGGATTGCAAGAACCAGTTGATCGCCATCATGGAGACGGTTGAGCTCCTGCTGGAAGCCGGGTGGGAGCCCAAACGCACCATTTTGCTGTCTTTCGGTTTCGACGAGGAATGCTCCGGTCGACAGGGCGCTGCTCATCTCTCCAAGTTCATCGAAGAGCGGTACGGGAAGGATTCGCTGGCTGTGATTGTCGACGAAGGCGCCGGCTTCGAAAAGACGTGGGGAACACTGTTTGCCAAACCGGGAACGGCCGAAAAGGGATACACGGACGTTTACATCACGGTGCGCATGCCGGGCGGCCACTCGTCTATCCCCTCGGACCACACCAGCATTGGTGTTTTGAGCGAGCTCATCACGCGCATCGAAGCAGAGCAGTACCGCACCCATTTAGAAGAGGAAAACCCGTACTTCACCCAATTACAATGCGGCGCAGCGCATTCGCCTCACTTCTCACACAAACTCAAGAAACTGCTTGCCCACCGGAAGCgccactcctcctctttttcctcttcttctgctgttGAAACCTGCAAAACAAAAGACTATCTAGCCCTCGAAGCCGCGCGCGAAGGCGGCCCAGCCATCAAATACCTAATGCAAACCTCTCAAGCAGTCGACGTCATTTCGGGCGGCATCAAAACCAACGCTCTTCCCGAACGTGTCCGCGCCACCATCAACCACCGGATCAACATAGGCGAAACCCCCCAGGTCGTTTACGACCGTCTTACCAAGCTCGCCGCGCACGTCGCCAAGCGCCACGGCCTTGCCCTCCACGCTTTTGATTctaatgatgatgaagacgagCAGCCCGAGCCACCCAACTCCCTGATCCTCACCAAATCCTCCCACGAACTCCTCGTCGCACCCAtcaccccctccttcccctccagTAGAGGACCCTTCGCGGTGTTAGCAGGAACCACCCGCGCCCTCTACGGTGAAGAGGTGATTGTCACCCCTGGGATCATGACGGGCAATACAGACACACGATATTACTGGGACGTGACGAGACATATATTCCGGTGGGGACCGGGGTATGACCCCGCCGATGACGATGCTGGGTTTGGAAACATTCACACGGTAAATGAGCGGGTGAGTGTGAGGGCGCATGTGAATGGCGTGAAGTGGTTTTGGATGTTTTTGAGGAATAtggatgaggttgaggttgagtga